From the genome of Corallococcus macrosporus DSM 14697:
AATCCCTCCCCGTCGCGCGCGAACGGCAGGAGCGACGGATGGCGCTGGGCGGAGCTGCCACGGCGCCGGTGCCCGAGCTGCGAATCGCCGCGGGCCTCGCGACGCTCCTCATCTTCGATGCGCCCCTCGACCGTGGCGCCATGGAGCTGGAGGGCCGCTCCCGGTTCCGGCTGGTGGACGTGGGCGAGCGAATCCTGGCGTTGGAGCCCCTGGAGGACCTGGGCCGGGGGGAGCGGTTGATGCTCCGGGTCCGCTATGCGGATGGTGCCTCTCCAGAGCAGGGGGTCTTCGCCCTCGTGACCCATGCGTCGGAGGTGGATGCGCGCGTGGAGGTCTTCCGGCGGCGAGACTCCGTCGAGGCGCTGCGAGCGGAGCTGGCGGACGTGCGCGCCCAGTTGGCTGCGCGGACACAGGAGCTGCGCGCGCTGCGAGCCCGGGGGGCCGCCAACGGCCCGGTCGGGCTGGTGATGGCGGGCCTCGTGGATGCGGTCGGCGTGAGAGGACGCAGGTTCAAGCGATTCGCCGTGACGAGCGGCACGTCGGGGCTGGACGTCTACGACGGGGCCTCATTCCAGGCCGCCACCTGGACCGTGGTCTCGCTCATTGTGCGGAATCACGGCGCCACACCCTGGGGCGCGGCCACCGCGAGGTTTCGCAGCGCGGCGAGTGGCGCGCGCATCGATGCGGCCACCGTCCGGATGCCGGAGCCATCGATCGCGCCAGGCGCGAGCGGGCGGGTCTTCATCGAGACGAGGGCGCTCTCCGCCAGGGACGGGGAGGTGTTCCAACTGGAGGTTGGAGATGGCGCCGAGCGAGAGCGGGTGCTCTCACTCCAAGTGACGCTTGATGCGAGGGTTGAATGAGGGGCATGTCTCACCCCGCGCTGCTCCAGCCCGGGCAGGTGGTGGACGGATGGCGCGTGGTGCGGATGTTGGGGGCGGGCACCTACGGCGCCGTCTATCAGGTGGAGAAGGACGGGCGGCACTTCGCGATGAAGCTCGCCATGCACCGCGCCAGCAGCGGGGACGCCGAGCAGGCGGACGCGCGGCTGAAGCGGGAGCTCGGGTGCCTCGTTCACCTGGAGCACGCCAACATCATCGCGTCCCGCGCGCACGGGCGGTGGCCGGACCTGGTCACGGGCTGGCTCTATGTCGTGCTGGACCTCGTGGAGGGGTACACCCTGGCCGAGTGGGTCGAGCGCACGCACCCCACGGCGCGAGAGGTGGTTCGCGTCTTCGGCAAGCTCGCAGGAGCCGTGGACTACATGCACGGCCGGGGCGTCTTCCACCGTGACCTGAAGCTGGGCAACATCATGGTGCGCGCGGCGGACGGCGAGCCGTTCATCCTCGACTTCAGCGCGGGCGACTACACGAACGCCGAGGACCTCACGGACGCGCCGCTGCCGCCGGGCACCCGGCGCTACCGCTCACCCGAGGCCGCGCGCTTCCTCCGGGAGAACGGCGACGACCGCGACGCACGCTATGCCTTCAAGGTGACGGACGACGTCTATGCGCTGGGCGTCTGCCTCTTCGACGTGCTGACCGCTCCCGAGCCCACGAGCGGCGCGTTCAAGGCGCCCGTCGAGGGACGGCTGATGCCGCCCCCGGCCCGGGAGGTGAATCCCCGGGTGCCCCAGGCCTTGAGCGACACGGCCATGTGCTTCATCGCCCGCCGGCCCGAGCAGCGGCCTCCGACGGCGGAGGTAATGCGACGCATGCTGGAGTCCTTCGCGGGGGAGGGCGGGCCGGAGTGGACCCTGCCCCTGCATCCCTCCGTGACGACGCCGCGGCTCGACCCGGCGACGGGGAGCGACGCCGTCCCTGCACCGCGTCAGTCCAGGCGCGTGCGGGCAAGCGTTGTGGGCGGCGTGCTGCTCTTGATGGGGCTGCTTGGCGCGCTGGCCTACCCTGGGTCCCGCTGGGCGTCCCCCTCCAGCGTCCCGGCAGGTGATGGTTCGCTGCCCCCTGTCGTCATGGCGGACGCGGGGGCCGTGGCGCGGCTGGCCGTGGCGCCACTGCCGTCCCTGCCCCGTGAGGACGGAGGTGCGCCACCTCTGCCGCCCGCTCGTTCACCCGCTGGGGTAGCGTTGCCGCCCCAAGCTCCCGTCCAGAAGGAAAGCCCCGCCGTGAAGCGTGCCCCCTCTGTTGCCAACTCGTCCGCTCCCCCAGCCAAGAAGGTTGTCTCCTCTCGTGCGCGCGGAGCGGAGTTCCTCGCGAAGTGCGCGGCCGCGAGCGCCGCCGTGGCGTTGCAGTTGGGGTGCCCTGGCAGCGTGCAGATGAGGCCCTCCTCGGGGGAGTGTCCCGCCGACGCGCAGCAGGCCATGCGGGCGCGCGGCTTGAGGACGATGGCCAGCGTCATGGTGGAAATCGACGTGAGCCGGAAGCCCGACGGCACCGGCCGGCGAACCTATGGCGATGGCCCCGTCCGCAGTCGCGTCACCGGGGCCACTCGGGGCATGCCCGAGGAGACGATGCTCTACGGACAGGTGTGGACGGGCGATGGGCGGTTCTTTGCGCGTTACACCCAGGCGGAGTACCCGGATGGGACCATCATCCCCGTGTGCTTTGTGATTGGCGCCGACGGGTCGGAGGAGGGCTATGAGGGGTCGAAGCCGGGAGCCGTCGTCTTCCAATTCATTCATCCCGCTTACATCGTCTATTCGCGCTGGCCCTGAGCGTGTCACTGTCAAAGTGATTTACGTTCTGCCAATGGCCACGGACTGACAGTGAAGACTGGCGCGCGGTGCGCGGGACCCGTGGCGTCATTCACTTCGGAGGGAGGGGGCGTTAGCTTGCCGTCTGTCTTTGCAAGGAGCGCCCCCTTTCATGTCCAACGTTGATGACCTCCGGACCACCGGGGGAGCGGTCCTCTTTCAGGTGGGGGACACCGCCTACGAGTTCCTCCAGACCCTCGGGACGGGCCGCAATGGCGAGCGGGTGATGCTCGCGCGTCGCCGGACCCCCGCTGGGTATCAGGGCAAGGTGGTGTTGAAGTGCGTGGTCCTGCCCGAGCGGAAGTTCGCCGAGGCGTATCCGCGCGCGCGTGCTCGACTGGAAGAGGAGGCGCGGTTGGCGCAGATGCTCCAGCATCCGAACATCGCCCGCGTCCACGGCCTCTTCGAGATGCGGTACGGGCTGTGCGCCGTCCTGGAGTGCGTGGAAGGCTTCAGCCTGGATGCGCTGCTCTCCATCGCCCAGGCGCGTGGGCGCTACTTCTCCGAGCCCTTCGTCTTGTACGTGTTCGCGGAGGTGGCGGCGGCGCTGGCCCACGCGCACTCGCGCACGGATGACGCGGGGGCTCCGCTGGGCATCGTGAACCGGGACATCAACCCTTCAGGCATCCGGCTGCGGCCCGGGGGCGCCGTCGCGCTGACTGACTTCGGTGTGGCCTTCTCGCGGCTGGCTGGGCGCATCGCCACGTCGTTGCCGCGTCCCAGAGGGGAGGCCCTCTATGCGCCACCGGAGGCCTTTCTGGGGGCGCGGGTGGACGCGCGAGGGGACCTGTTCTCGCTCGGCCTGACGATGCTGGAGTTCGCCACCGGGAGGCATCTGTACGACCCGGCCGACCTCCGAATCCCGGAGGCGGAGCCGCACCTCACGTTGGAGGAGCACCGGCGCGTCCTGGACGCCTCCATCCTGGCCATGGAGACGGGTCTGCCCTCCTTCATGGAGGATGCCCTCTGGTGTGCCATGGCCTACCGGCCGAGGGACCTCGCCCGCGCAACGGCCGGTGTGTCCCAGCCGTTGCGCGCCATCCTTCACACGCTGCTTCGCCGCAGGCCGGCGGACCGCTTCGCGTCGGCGGCCGAGCTGGAGTCGGCGCTGCGCGCGCGCCTGGCGGAGCTTGCGCCCTTCGGCCCGGCCGATGCGGTGAAGGAGGTCCAACAGGCGCTGCTCGAGGCGGGAGAGGCGCTGGAGGAGTTGGACCTGCTGGATGACGAGGGTGGCTTCGTCCCGGCGGGCTGGCGCGAGCACCCGGACCATGTCGAGACGCACCCCGGAGGCCGAGGCGCGGATGAGGTGACGACAGCTCCAGGGGCGGGTGCGCGTCGGACTGGGAAGGCGCCGCCGGCCGCCTGACGTCGGCACGCCCATTCTTCACCGCCGCTGATTCACCACCGGCTCGGGGCGAGCCGCCCCAGCCGAACGGGAGACGTGTGTCTTGCGTGCCTCGCTCGGGTCGGGGCACGCACAGGAGGCGTGTATGCACAGGACGCGAATGTGGCGCTACCTGACGCGGCTGGAGGCGACGACCTTGGCCTTGCTCCCTCGCGCGGGCGCGGGGGGCGACGATGGCTTCCTTCAGGTGGAGCCCACCCTCATCATCGAGCTACTCGGGAAAGGCTCAAGACCTCGTTGACCAAGCGCTGCGTCAGAGCAAGAGAGTCGCAGGCAAAGGCATCCGCATCGAGTGGCACGTCGCCGAGAAGCATGCAGCCGATGCCATCCGGAAATTGCTCAAGGGCAACAACGTCCATGGAATTTCCGTCATCCACACCCCGGCACGCTCCCTGGTACCTTGAAAGAAGCCCCTCATGATCACCTGACCCGCGCCGATGCCCTACCCTGAGACCTACTACGCTGGTGCCTATTGGGGTCCGCGACAGGAGTCCGCCGAAGCGTGTGCCCGACGAGCGGTGGCCTTCCTCGACCTGCTGGCCGCTTGTGACCCCTTTCTGGCGCACTGGAACAAGATTCCCAAGCCGCGCGGACGGGGACGCAAGACGCCCCTCATGCCGCCTGACCTCTCCATCCTGACCGAGGCATACCGGCGTGGTGTCAACCGGGAACCCGGAGGGCCGCCCATCGAAGACCTGGGATTGACCGTCTCGGCGTATAACGACGGCATTGGCGAGGACTTCGTGTCCTTGATGATGAGATGCGGGAGCTATGCGAAAGGCATGTCCAATGCGTGCGTCCTGTCCCTCCCCTCGGAGGGCGAGAACGCCGAGCGTGTCCTCACATCCTCCGTCCTGATGGAGGTGGTTCGAAGTATGGCGCTGGCCTGGGCGCCTGACTGGGCGGTGGCCATGTCTCACGCGTACCGGGACATGGACGACAGGCAGGACACGCAGGACATGTGGCTTGGCTGGGTGACCTACCTCGCGCGGCATCGGGGCACCGTGCCGCCGCTTCCCGCTCCTGTGCGCATCGAGCCCGTGGAGGACAAGGGCATGCTGATTGTCCTCACGCCCGAGCGCTTCACTGTGTCCAATCCGGAGCACGTGGCGCTGGCGCGCCGCGTGCGCGAACTGTTGGACAGAGCGGGGTTGTTGAGGCCGCTCCGGGGCGAATCGTAGGCGCAGAAGGGCTGGAGGGCAGACTTTTCGTGCCAGGCGGCGCCGCGAGGAGCGGGCCGGGCCTGCCCGCCGCATGAGCGGCAGAGCGGGCGCTCCGCCTCCCTGCGGAGCGCCTTCCAGCACTGTTTCGCAACCACCTGAGATTACTTCGCCTTTTCCTGAGCTGAGCCGCCAGGTCGATTTTCCTGGGCCGTGTCGATCCGCATCCGGCTGATTCGTCGCCATTTCAGAACGGGGCGCAGGCCCCCCACTGAAAGGACGATGCGATGAAAGTCATGGTGCTCGTGAAGGCGACGAAGAACTCCGAGGCCGGCGTGATGCCCAGCGAGAAGGAGTTCGCGGACATGGGCAGGTTCAACGAGGAGCTGGTGAAGGCCGGGGTGATGCTCGATGGAGATGGCCTCAAGCCGAGCAGCGCGGGCAAGCGCATCCGGTTCTCGAACGGAACCAGGCGTGTCATCGACGGTCCCTTCGCCGAGACGAAGGAGCTCGTGGCCGGCTATTGGATCTGGCAGGTGAAGTCGATGGAGGAGGCGATGGAGTGGGCGCGCCGCTGCCCGGACCCGATGCCCGGCGAGGAGTCGGACCTGGAGCTCCGCCCCTTCTATGAACTGGAAGACCTCGGCGCCGGCTTCATCCCGGAGCTGCGTGCCCAGGAGGAGAAGCTGCGCGCCGAGTTGGACCAGCGCCGAGGCTCCTGACGCGAGGGGCGGTGGAGTGACGCCGCTCCACGCCCCTGCCTCGCTCACCTCACGGACACAGCGGGCTGCCACCCAGGCCGGGCGCGCAGCCCTGGCCCACGCAATACTTCGGCCCGCTGTCGTGCACCTGCTCTCCGGCCGAATCGCGAGGCACCTCCACGGTGCAGCGCCCGTCGGCCCGGTTCCCGGACGGGTCCTCCACCACGTAGTGCACCGTGTAGACGCGGCCATCTCCGGCGTCGTCACGTTCGGCGCGGAGCTGGACGGAGTGGGCGTTCACCCGCACGTCGATGTCGTCGCAGGTGGCGCCGTCGCAACTGCCCGCGACGTCCTCTGATTCGTCCGACGTCACCCGGATGATGCGGCCGTAGCGCTCAAGCGACAGGTCACCCATGCACGCGTCCTTCGCGGGCGCCGCGCACTCGGCCAGCGTCACCGTGCGGTACTGGTGGTCCGCCGGCCACAGCCGCTTGCCCAGGGACGCGCCGGGCACGGGGGCCCGCGTGTCCCGCACCGTCACGGAGAAGGCGCAGCCACACGCGTTGCCGGAGCCGTCCACCGCGTTGCAGTCCACCACCGACCGGCCCAGCGGGAACCGGGAGCCATCCGGCGGCGAGCACGTCACGGACACCGGCCCGCAGTTGTCCGCCGCCTGCGCGGTGTAGGTGGCCTCCGCGCCCCCCGCGACGCACTCCAGCACCTGCGGCGCCGGACAGACGATGGTGGGCAGCGTCATGTCCACCACCTTCACCGTGGCCTGGCACACGTCGCTGTCCTCTCCGTCATGGGCCGTCAGCGTCACGGCGTGGCGTCCCAGCCCGTAGGGGCCGGGCGCGGACTGCGTCAGCGTGAAGGGCCCGGGCTGGCCGTCCGGGTCATGACTGCCGTTGTCCACGTTGGCCGCCGCCCGGCACTGCGCGTCCGCCTCCACGACGACGTCCTGGCACAGCGCCACCGGCGGCGCGTTGGGCGCGCACGCCAGCTCCAGTTGCGCGGACGTCTTGTTGTTGTCCTCGCGGCACTCCAACTCGCGCCCGGCGCCGGTGCCGTCGTCATCCACCACCGCGTAGACGAGCACCCAGCCACTGTCGGAGGTGGTGATGGGCAGCGCCACGGTCGCCTCCGCGCCCGCCTCCAGCGTGTGCTCCACGGTGGCCACGCCCAGCAGCGTGCCGCCTTCGCCCACCGCGTCCTGGTAGAAGGCCACCTGGACGCCCGCCGACGCCGCCGAGTCTCCCTGGTTGAGCACCCGCGCACCGAGCGTCACCGCGCCTTCGCCCGCGCAGGTGGCCGTCACCTGGCCGATGGCGAGGTCCGGCGCCGCGAAGGGCCGCACGGCGCCGGTGCCCTGGCTGTTGGTGCGGAAGGTGTTGAGTCCCGGCGCCAGCCAGTTGCTCACCGGGCGCGAGGGCAGGGTGCCGTCGTCATTCACGTTGGTGACGGAGTAGGCGTGCTGGTTCCAGATGCGCCGCGTGTTCACCCAGCCGTCCTTGCGGTCCCGGTACACGCGGATGCCGTTGAAGCCGCCGTAGCCGCAGGCCGTGTTCTGCGCGACGACAATTTCGGCGTTGCCGTCACCGTCCACGTCCGCGACCACCGGGTTCTCATACGCGGTGCACGAGCTGTGCGGGGCCTCGAAGCGGACCTCGCCCGTCACGCCGTCGTAGATGCGCAGCGCCGTCTCGTCCGCGTAGACGACCTCGGCGCGGCCGTCGCCCTCGAAGTCGAAGGTGGAGGAGCCGGTGCGGTTGGAGCTGTGGTCCTGCGTGGGGCTCAGCCACTTCACCGTGCCGTCCGCCTCGAACACCGCGTAGTGGGACGCGCCCGCCACGCCAATCTCCGGCTGGCCGTCCCCGTCGAAGTCCGCGATGTTGGGCGGTCCACCCACGCCGCCGCCCAGGTGGTGCACGGTCCACTTCACCTCGCAGTCGGCGTCCATCAGGGACACCCGGCCGTCCCACACCACGACGACCTCGCCTCGCGGGTCCGCGTCGAAGTTGCCCACGCCGGAAAGCCCGTGGCCCAGCTCCGCCGCCTTGCACTTGAGCGTGCCGTCATGCCGGTAGATGGCGCGGCCGTTCACCACCTCCTGGAGCCCGTCTCCATCCAGGTCCAACGCGAACGCCAGCGGGCCCGTGTCGTTGGCCGGGCTGCCCACGCCGTCGCTGCCCGTCCACCGGAGCTTCCCGCTGCTGTCGTAGACGTGGTTGCCGGCGATGAGCTCCACCGAGCCATCCCCGTCCAGGTCGGCCAGGGACACGCCGCCCCAGTCGAGCGGCGGCCCGTCCGCGCGGAACTTGAAGGCGCCGGTGTGCTCGAAGCAGATGACGCCCCGGGCGCTCTCCGGCACGGTGCACAGCTCCACCTTGCCGTCCCCGTCGAGGTCACCCGCGGCGACGCTGGCCGAGCCCCGGGTCCGGTACGCCAGGTCCGTCACCGCCCACAAGTCCGAGCCGTCCGCGCCGCTGATGGCGCGCAGCACGCCGTTCGTCTTGAAGTTCCAGCCCTCGAAGCTGTTGAACACCACGTCGGGGACGCCGTCCTGGTTGACGTCCACCACCACGGGGGTGGCCTGCGCGTTGGTGTGCGTGGGCATCAGGGGACTGCCCGTCCAGGCCCACTCGACCTCGGGCTCGAAGTGGGGCTCGAAGGGCGGGCGAAGCTCGCACCGGGCCTCGGACTCCACCGCCGTGGTGTCGTCGAATGCCGGGGGTTCCTCGGGTGTCGTGCCCGTGCACGCCACCCACCCGAGCGCTCCGAGCGTGAGCCACCGGCCCGGACGCCCGTCCGACCATCCCTGCTGCGACATGCCGCCTCCAAGTAAGCCTGCCCGGCCCGCGACGTACCGGGCGGCCCAGGTATTCACTCGGACGTGCTTGCGGACCCACCCTGGGAGGCCGGCCCGTGTCGGCTGTTCACCCCTGGCGCCCGGGAGTGATGGGTGCTGCACAGAGCGCGTGACGTCATCCGGGCGTTGCAGGCCATGCGTCCGGACCGTTAAAGGGGGGCCCATGTCCGCCGGCCTCCTCGACACCTTCCGAGTGCTCTCTTCGTTCGACCCGCCGCGCGGCGCGCTGGGAGGGGCGCCGTGGGAGGAGTACGTGGACTGGGCCATCATGCAGGGCCTGGCGCCCCTGGCCGCCTACAACCTGGAGTACCGGCTGGGCGCGGGCAACGCGCCGGAGTGGGCGCGGGACAAGCTGCTCGCCATCTACCAGGGCTCCGTCAACGACAACGTGATGAAGCTGGTGAACTTCAAGCGCATCGTGAACGCGCTGGAAGGCCGCAAGCTGGTGCTGATGGGCGCCGCATCCTTCGCGGACTCGCTCTACCCGCACGTGGGCTTCCGCCCCGTGCCGGAGCTGCAGCTCCTGATGAAGCGCCTGGACGTGGAGGGCTTCTCGGGGTTCCTCGCCAACCACGAGTTCGCCCCGGAGCCCGACACGGAGAACAGCGGCGCCACGAAGGTGCTGTCCGACGGGCGCACCGTCATCCTGCTCTATTCGGATGTGCTGGGGCCCCGGCGCCGCGAGCAGACGGCGGGCATCCTGGAGCGCGCCAGGCCGATGCGCGTGTACGGCTCCTCGCTCTACCGCCCGGAGCTGGAGGACGCGGTGCTGCTGGTGGCGCTGGAGCACGCGCGCCACGGGTACGCGGTGCCGTGGCTGTCCTTCATCGACCTGCGCGAGCTCGTCACCGGCGCGAAGTGGATGGGCGGCGTGTACTCGCGCCCGCTGGACGTGCCGGTGCTGCTGGCCCGGGCCAGGGAGTGGCGCCTGGAGCGGGCCCTCTACACCTCCCTGTCGGTTGTCACGCGCCTGTTTCCGGAGGCCGCCGCGGACGCCACCGCCGCGCTGCCGCCCCTGCGCCGCGCGACGCGGGAGCTGCTGGACCGGACGGTGGTGGGTCCTGTCTGCACCCCCGGCCAGACCTCGGCGCTCAAGGGGATGGAGCGGGTCCGCCGCCTGCTCACGGGCCAGTAAGCCTGGCTGCTCGCAGAGGGGCCCCGGCGCTGGGGGATGGGCTTCCTTTCGGACTCCCTCCCGGCGTATGAGTCTGCCAAGAGACATTCACTGGGGCTCCTTCAATGCGTATTGCCATCATCGGAACCGGCTACGTCGGCCTGGTCGCGGGCACCTGCTTCGCGGACTCGGGCAACGACGTGACGTGCGTGGACATTGACGAGCGGAAGATCCGCATGCTCCAGGCGGGCGAGGTGCCCATCTACGAGCCGGGCCTGGAGGAGCTCATCAAGAAGAACGTGCGCGAGAAGCGCCTGTTCTTCACCCGGGACCTGGCCGAGGCCGTCGTCAACGCGCAGGTCGTCTTCATCGCCGTGGGCACGCCGGAAGGTGAGAGCGGCGACGCGGACCTCCAGTACGTGCTGGCCGCCGCCGAGCAGATTGGCAAGGCGATGAAGCAGTACACGGTGGTGGTGGACAAGAGCACCGTGCCGGTGGGCACCGCGGACAAGGTGCGCGAGGCCATCCGCGGCGTGACGAACGTGGAGTTCGACGTCGTCTCCAACCCGGAGTTCCTCAAGGAAGGCGCCGCGCTGGACGACTTCCTCAAGCCCGACCGCGTCGTCATCGGCGTGGACTCCGAGCGCGCGCGCAAGGTGATGGGGGACCTGTACTCGCCCTTCGTGCGCACCGAGAACCCCATCCTCTTCATGGACACGCGTTCGGCGGAGCTGACGAAGTACGCGGCCAACGCGATGCTGGCCACGCGCATCTCCTTCATGAACGACATCGCCGCGCTCTGCGAGAAGGTGGGCGCGGACGTGGACTTCGTGCGCAAGGGCCTGGGCTCGGACAAGCGCATCGGCTACCCGTTCCTCTTCCCGGGCGTGGGCTACGGCGGCTCCTGCTTTCCCAAGGACGTGAAGGCGCTGGTGGCCACCGCGCGTGAGTACGGTCTGGAGCTGGACCTGCTGCGCGCCGTGGAGCGCACCAACGAGCGCCAGAAGAAGCTGCTGGTGAACAAGGCCGCGAAGCACTACGGCTCGCTGGAGGGCCGCAAGTTCGGCGTGTGGGGCCTGGCCTTCAAGCCGAAGACGGACGACATGCGCGAGGCGCCGTCCATCGAGGTCATCGAGGGACTCATCGGAAAGGGCGCCCAGGTGATTGCGCACGACCCGGTGTCCCCGCACACGGCCAGGCGCGTCTTCGGCGAGCGCATCCGCTACGCCTCCGTGCCCTACGAGGCGCTGGAGGGCGTGGATGGCCTCTTCGTGGTGACGGAGTGGAACGAGTTCCGCCACCCGGACTTCGAGCGCATGAAGTCGCTGATGAAGTCCCCCGTCGTGTTCGACGGCCGCAACGTGTACGACCCCACGCGCATGCGTGAGCTGGGCTTCACGTACTACGGCATCGGCCGGCGGTAGCGGTGAGCGGGAGCAGGGCCCTCGACGCGCTGACGGGGCTGCGCTTCGTCGCGGCCCTTCACGTCGTGTTGTTCCACTTCGCGGCGCCGTGCCTGGGCACGGCGC
Proteins encoded in this window:
- a CDS encoding immunity 52 family protein — protein: MPYPETYYAGAYWGPRQESAEACARRAVAFLDLLAACDPFLAHWNKIPKPRGRGRKTPLMPPDLSILTEAYRRGVNREPGGPPIEDLGLTVSAYNDGIGEDFVSLMMRCGSYAKGMSNACVLSLPSEGENAERVLTSSVLMEVVRSMALAWAPDWAVAMSHAYRDMDDRQDTQDMWLGWVTYLARHRGTVPPLPAPVRIEPVEDKGMLIVLTPERFTVSNPEHVALARRVRELLDRAGLLRPLRGES
- a CDS encoding UDP-glucose dehydrogenase family protein, translated to MRIAIIGTGYVGLVAGTCFADSGNDVTCVDIDERKIRMLQAGEVPIYEPGLEELIKKNVREKRLFFTRDLAEAVVNAQVVFIAVGTPEGESGDADLQYVLAAAEQIGKAMKQYTVVVDKSTVPVGTADKVREAIRGVTNVEFDVVSNPEFLKEGAALDDFLKPDRVVIGVDSERARKVMGDLYSPFVRTENPILFMDTRSAELTKYAANAMLATRISFMNDIAALCEKVGADVDFVRKGLGSDKRIGYPFLFPGVGYGGSCFPKDVKALVATAREYGLELDLLRAVERTNERQKKLLVNKAAKHYGSLEGRKFGVWGLAFKPKTDDMREAPSIEVIEGLIGKGAQVIAHDPVSPHTARRVFGERIRYASVPYEALEGVDGLFVVTEWNEFRHPDFERMKSLMKSPVVFDGRNVYDPTRMRELGFTYYGIGRR
- a CDS encoding DUF2381 family protein, translating into MAVILIILRSIAAPAQSLPVARERQERRMALGGAATAPVPELRIAAGLATLLIFDAPLDRGAMELEGRSRFRLVDVGERILALEPLEDLGRGERLMLRVRYADGASPEQGVFALVTHASEVDARVEVFRRRDSVEALRAELADVRAQLAARTQELRALRARGAANGPVGLVMAGLVDAVGVRGRRFKRFAVTSGTSGLDVYDGASFQAATWTVVSLIVRNHGATPWGAATARFRSAASGARIDAATVRMPEPSIAPGASGRVFIETRALSARDGEVFQLEVGDGAERERVLSLQVTLDARVE
- a CDS encoding serine/threonine protein kinase codes for the protein MSHPALLQPGQVVDGWRVVRMLGAGTYGAVYQVEKDGRHFAMKLAMHRASSGDAEQADARLKRELGCLVHLEHANIIASRAHGRWPDLVTGWLYVVLDLVEGYTLAEWVERTHPTAREVVRVFGKLAGAVDYMHGRGVFHRDLKLGNIMVRAADGEPFILDFSAGDYTNAEDLTDAPLPPGTRRYRSPEAARFLRENGDDRDARYAFKVTDDVYALGVCLFDVLTAPEPTSGAFKAPVEGRLMPPPAREVNPRVPQALSDTAMCFIARRPEQRPPTAEVMRRMLESFAGEGGPEWTLPLHPSVTTPRLDPATGSDAVPAPRQSRRVRASVVGGVLLLMGLLGALAYPGSRWASPSSVPAGDGSLPPVVMADAGAVARLAVAPLPSLPREDGGAPPLPPARSPAGVALPPQAPVQKESPAVKRAPSVANSSAPPAKKVVSSRARGAEFLAKCAAASAAVALQLGCPGSVQMRPSSGECPADAQQAMRARGLRTMASVMVEIDVSRKPDGTGRRTYGDGPVRSRVTGATRGMPEETMLYGQVWTGDGRFFARYTQAEYPDGTIIPVCFVIGADGSEEGYEGSKPGAVVFQFIHPAYIVYSRWP
- a CDS encoding YciI family protein; amino-acid sequence: MKVMVLVKATKNSEAGVMPSEKEFADMGRFNEELVKAGVMLDGDGLKPSSAGKRIRFSNGTRRVIDGPFAETKELVAGYWIWQVKSMEEAMEWARRCPDPMPGEESDLELRPFYELEDLGAGFIPELRAQEEKLRAELDQRRGS
- a CDS encoding nucleotidyltransferase domain-containing protein, producing MSAGLLDTFRVLSSFDPPRGALGGAPWEEYVDWAIMQGLAPLAAYNLEYRLGAGNAPEWARDKLLAIYQGSVNDNVMKLVNFKRIVNALEGRKLVLMGAASFADSLYPHVGFRPVPELQLLMKRLDVEGFSGFLANHEFAPEPDTENSGATKVLSDGRTVILLYSDVLGPRRREQTAGILERARPMRVYGSSLYRPELEDAVLLVALEHARHGYAVPWLSFIDLRELVTGAKWMGGVYSRPLDVPVLLARAREWRLERALYTSLSVVTRLFPEAAADATAALPPLRRATRELLDRTVVGPVCTPGQTSALKGMERVRRLLTGQ
- a CDS encoding serine/threonine protein kinase; this translates as MSNVDDLRTTGGAVLFQVGDTAYEFLQTLGTGRNGERVMLARRRTPAGYQGKVVLKCVVLPERKFAEAYPRARARLEEEARLAQMLQHPNIARVHGLFEMRYGLCAVLECVEGFSLDALLSIAQARGRYFSEPFVLYVFAEVAAALAHAHSRTDDAGAPLGIVNRDINPSGIRLRPGGAVALTDFGVAFSRLAGRIATSLPRPRGEALYAPPEAFLGARVDARGDLFSLGLTMLEFATGRHLYDPADLRIPEAEPHLTLEEHRRVLDASILAMETGLPSFMEDALWCAMAYRPRDLARATAGVSQPLRAILHTLLRRRPADRFASAAELESALRARLAELAPFGPADAVKEVQQALLEAGEALEELDLLDDEGGFVPAGWREHPDHVETHPGGRGADEVTTAPGAGARRTGKAPPAA
- a CDS encoding FG-GAP-like repeat-containing protein, producing MSQQGWSDGRPGRWLTLGALGWVACTGTTPEEPPAFDDTTAVESEARCELRPPFEPHFEPEVEWAWTGSPLMPTHTNAQATPVVVDVNQDGVPDVVFNSFEGWNFKTNGVLRAISGADGSDLWAVTDLAYRTRGSASVAAGDLDGDGKVELCTVPESARGVICFEHTGAFKFRADGPPLDWGGVSLADLDGDGSVELIAGNHVYDSSGKLRWTGSDGVGSPANDTGPLAFALDLDGDGLQEVVNGRAIYRHDGTLKCKAAELGHGLSGVGNFDADPRGEVVVVWDGRVSLMDADCEVKWTVHHLGGGVGGPPNIADFDGDGQPEIGVAGASHYAVFEADGTVKWLSPTQDHSSNRTGSSTFDFEGDGRAEVVYADETALRIYDGVTGEVRFEAPHSSCTAYENPVVADVDGDGNAEIVVAQNTACGYGGFNGIRVYRDRKDGWVNTRRIWNQHAYSVTNVNDDGTLPSRPVSNWLAPGLNTFRTNSQGTGAVRPFAAPDLAIGQVTATCAGEGAVTLGARVLNQGDSAASAGVQVAFYQDAVGEGGTLLGVATVEHTLEAGAEATVALPITTSDSGWVLVYAVVDDDGTGAGRELECREDNNKTSAQLELACAPNAPPVALCQDVVVEADAQCRAAANVDNGSHDPDGQPGPFTLTQSAPGPYGLGRHAVTLTAHDGEDSDVCQATVKVVDMTLPTIVCPAPQVLECVAGGAEATYTAQAADNCGPVSVTCSPPDGSRFPLGRSVVDCNAVDGSGNACGCAFSVTVRDTRAPVPGASLGKRLWPADHQYRTVTLAECAAPAKDACMGDLSLERYGRIIRVTSDESEDVAGSCDGATCDDIDVRVNAHSVQLRAERDDAGDGRVYTVHYVVEDPSGNRADGRCTVEVPRDSAGEQVHDSGPKYCVGQGCAPGLGGSPLCP